A single genomic interval of Nonomuraea rubra harbors:
- a CDS encoding GOLPH3/VPS74 family protein, whose product MDRLPLHQDLYLIAHDQSGRPLIHQSSLALGLAGAALLDLLLAGRAAPADPRSELKRAVADGVYDRTREGLLGSGVLVRVSRRRMGVLPYTRYELADIASIVRASSGVRSAVEGWKPPDARCAGLCGLVAVLRLEAELYLDQPGNRLVTRLREIAAAAGPPVPELVEIVDTLVAEAAVAVYR is encoded by the coding sequence ATGGACCGGCTGCCGCTCCACCAGGACCTGTACCTGATCGCCCACGATCAGTCGGGCAGGCCGCTCATCCACCAGTCGTCGCTGGCGCTCGGGCTGGCCGGCGCCGCCCTGCTCGACCTGCTGCTCGCGGGCCGGGCCGCCCCGGCCGACCCCCGGTCGGAGCTCAAGCGGGCGGTGGCGGACGGTGTCTACGACCGTACCCGGGAGGGCCTGCTCGGCTCGGGGGTGCTCGTCCGGGTGAGCAGGCGGCGCATGGGCGTGCTCCCGTACACGCGTTACGAGCTCGCCGACATCGCCTCGATCGTGCGGGCCTCCTCGGGGGTGCGCTCGGCGGTCGAGGGCTGGAAGCCTCCCGACGCGCGCTGCGCCGGGCTGTGCGGGCTGGTGGCGGTGCTGCGGCTGGAGGCGGAGCTCTACCTCGACCAGCCGGGGAACCGGCTGGTCACCCGGCTGCGCGAGATCGCCGCGGCGGCGGGACCGCCCGTCCCCGAGCTGGTGGAGATCGTGGACACGCTG
- a CDS encoding TetR/AcrR family transcriptional regulator, whose product MPEDHKQIPSVWARPPKERQQPLLTRESIVAEAVRLLDEEGADNLSMRRLGSRLGAGATSLYRHVANKDELLELALDAVYGELPLPDTGEWRSTVTEVSRALRATILRHPWLAAELAEAGLAYLGPNVLRQSEFMLGVMEDAGFPPGEADQAVTTVMAYVVGVSSSEAAWLSMVARSGQSEQEWTERLWPAAERAVRDYPRLRARYAAQRAGDTSGSNEETFEYGLQRVLDGLQTRLA is encoded by the coding sequence ATGCCAGAAGACCACAAGCAGATCCCCTCGGTGTGGGCCCGCCCGCCCAAGGAGCGCCAGCAGCCGCTGCTCACCCGCGAGAGCATCGTCGCGGAGGCGGTGCGCCTGCTCGACGAGGAGGGCGCCGACAACCTCAGCATGCGCCGCCTGGGCAGCAGGCTCGGCGCCGGGGCCACCTCGCTCTACCGCCACGTGGCCAACAAGGACGAGCTGCTGGAGCTGGCGCTCGACGCGGTCTACGGCGAGCTGCCGCTGCCCGATACCGGCGAGTGGCGCTCGACCGTGACCGAGGTGTCCCGCGCCCTGCGGGCGACGATCCTGCGCCACCCGTGGCTGGCCGCCGAGCTCGCCGAGGCGGGGCTGGCCTACCTCGGCCCCAACGTGCTGCGGCAGAGCGAGTTCATGCTCGGTGTCATGGAGGACGCCGGGTTCCCCCCGGGCGAGGCCGACCAGGCGGTGACCACGGTCATGGCGTACGTGGTGGGGGTGTCGAGCAGCGAGGCCGCCTGGCTGTCCATGGTCGCGCGCAGCGGGCAGAGCGAGCAGGAGTGGACCGAGCGGCTGTGGCCGGCGGCCGAGCGGGCGGTCCGTGACTACCCGCGCCTGCGCGCCCGCTACGCCGCGCAGCGGGCCGGCGACACCTCCGGCAGCAACGAGGAGACCTTCGAGTACGGTCTCCAGCGCGTCCTCGACGGCCTGCAGACCAGACTCGCCTGA
- a CDS encoding APC family permease: protein MRTQQNIEQFGYRQELRRGVGLTDLVFYGLAFMVPIAPFAIFGTVYAESGGMPALAYLVGMIALLFTAASYAQMVKAFPLSGSVYNYAGRGIAPPVGFMTGWMILLDYILVPCLLYLVASVAMNASVPDVPVWVWLIIFVAVNTVINLRGIRMTVRLTRIMIVFELVVLALFLLVGLWALLQGRGSGFSLSPLFNADTFSWPVIFAAVSVAVLSFLGFDGISMLVEESTGGSAQVGRAMRVALLLAGVLFIVQVWVAALLVPDPAGLLNQPSDAAFYDAAAVAGGEWLRHVTSFATALSWGLANTMVAQVAVSRLLYAMARDRQLPSFLAKVSVRHSVPANAIMLVCLLSVGVGIWMSTREDGVALLSSLINIGAMVAFIVLHVSVIVHYSLRNGSNKVWSHLVAPLAGAGILVFVVINANVLAQVLGLVWLGLGLLVLITLYALGRPPALKGMSPGPEPMKRSVSD from the coding sequence GTGCGCACACAACAGAACATTGAGCAGTTCGGTTACCGGCAGGAGTTACGTCGCGGGGTCGGGCTGACCGACCTCGTGTTCTACGGCCTGGCGTTCATGGTGCCCATCGCGCCCTTCGCGATCTTCGGCACCGTCTATGCGGAGTCCGGCGGCATGCCGGCCCTGGCGTACCTCGTCGGGATGATCGCACTGCTGTTCACCGCCGCGTCCTACGCGCAGATGGTGAAGGCGTTCCCCCTGTCGGGCTCGGTCTACAACTACGCCGGGCGTGGCATCGCCCCGCCGGTCGGGTTCATGACCGGGTGGATGATCCTGCTGGACTACATCCTCGTCCCCTGCCTGCTCTACCTCGTGGCCTCCGTGGCCATGAACGCGAGCGTGCCGGACGTGCCCGTCTGGGTCTGGCTGATCATCTTCGTGGCCGTCAACACGGTGATCAACCTGCGCGGCATCCGCATGACGGTCCGGCTCACCAGGATCATGATCGTGTTCGAGCTGGTGGTGCTGGCGCTGTTCCTCCTGGTCGGCCTCTGGGCGCTGCTCCAGGGCAGGGGCAGCGGCTTCAGCCTCTCCCCGCTGTTCAACGCGGACACCTTCTCCTGGCCGGTGATCTTCGCGGCGGTGTCGGTGGCCGTCCTGTCCTTCCTCGGCTTCGACGGGATCAGCATGCTGGTGGAGGAGTCCACCGGCGGCTCGGCCCAGGTGGGCCGGGCCATGCGGGTGGCGCTGCTGCTGGCCGGCGTGCTCTTCATCGTGCAGGTCTGGGTCGCCGCGCTGCTCGTGCCCGATCCGGCGGGGCTGCTGAACCAGCCCAGCGACGCGGCCTTCTACGACGCGGCCGCCGTGGCGGGCGGCGAGTGGCTCAGGCACGTCACCTCGTTCGCCACCGCGCTGTCGTGGGGGCTGGCCAACACCATGGTCGCGCAGGTGGCGGTCTCGCGGCTGCTGTACGCGATGGCGCGCGACAGGCAGCTCCCGTCGTTCCTGGCAAAGGTGTCGGTCAGGCACTCCGTGCCGGCCAACGCCATCATGCTGGTCTGCCTGCTGTCGGTCGGCGTGGGCATCTGGATGTCCACCCGCGAGGACGGCGTCGCCCTGCTGTCCAGCCTGATCAACATCGGCGCCATGGTGGCGTTCATCGTCCTGCACGTGTCGGTGATCGTGCACTACTCGCTGCGCAACGGCTCGAACAAGGTGTGGTCGCATCTGGTCGCGCCGCTGGCCGGGGCGGGGATCCTGGTCTTCGTCGTGATCAACGCGAACGTGCTCGCGCAGGTGCTCGGCCTGGTCTGGCTGGGCCTCGGCCTCCTGGTGCTGATCACCCTGTACGCCCTCGGCCGCCCCCCGGCGCTGAAGGGCATGTCCCCCGGCCCCGAACCCATGAAGCGGAGCGTCTCCGACTGA